A stretch of Pseudomonas sp. LS.1a DNA encodes these proteins:
- a CDS encoding NAD(P)H nitroreductase, producing MEALDALLNRVSVPRLTDPAPNAAQREALFQAALRAPDHGQLRPWRFLTIEGQGREKLGELFAEALQHKGDASQAALDKARAMPLRAPLLIVVIAKLQDHFKVPRSEQRLAAGCAAHGILIAAHAQGIGAVWRTGDMAFDAHVHKGLGLAENEELIGYLYVGTPLTEPRTAPILETADFVSAWGE from the coding sequence ATGGAGGCTCTCGACGCATTGCTCAACCGTGTTTCCGTGCCACGCCTGACCGACCCGGCGCCCAATGCCGCCCAGCGCGAGGCGCTGTTCCAGGCCGCCCTGCGCGCCCCGGACCACGGCCAGTTGCGGCCGTGGCGGTTCCTCACCATCGAAGGCCAGGGCCGCGAGAAGCTGGGTGAGCTGTTCGCCGAAGCGTTGCAGCACAAGGGGGATGCCAGCCAGGCTGCCCTGGACAAGGCCCGCGCCATGCCCCTGCGGGCGCCGTTGCTGATCGTGGTGATTGCCAAGCTGCAGGATCACTTCAAGGTGCCCAGGTCCGAGCAGCGGCTGGCGGCGGGCTGTGCGGCGCACGGCATCCTGATTGCGGCGCATGCGCAAGGTATCGGTGCGGTGTGGCGTACCGGGGATATGGCCTTCGATGCCCACGTGCACAAGGGCTTGGGGCTGGCCGAGAACGAGGAACTGATCGGTTACCTGTATGTTGGTACGCCGCTGACCGAGCCGCGTACGGCGCCCATTCTGGAAACCGCTGATTTCGTAAGTGCCTGGGGCGAGTAA
- a CDS encoding TrkH family potassium uptake protein: MALPTLRIIGFIIGIFLITLAVSMAVPMATLVIFERTRDMPSFLWSSLITFVAGLALVLQGRPEHVHLRPRDMYLLTVSSWLVVCVFAALPFLLTQHISYTDAFFESMSGITATGATVLSGLDNMSPGILMWRSMLHWLGGIGFIGMAVAILPLLRIGGMRLFQTESSDRSEKVMPRSHMVAKSIVGVYVGFSILGALGFWWAGMNPFDAINHAMSAISTGGFSTSDQSLAKWDIPAVHWVAVVVMILGSLPFTLYVATLRGNRKALIRDQQVQGLLGMLVATWLVLGTWYWATTNLHWLDALRHVALNVTSVVTTTGFALGDYSLWGNFSLMLFFYLGFVGGCSGSTAGGIKIFRFQVAYILLKASLNQLIHPRAVIKQKYNGHRLDEEIVRSILTFSFFFAITICVMALLLSLLGVDWMTALTGAAGTVSGVGPGLGEVIGPSGNYATLPDAAKWILASGMLLGRLEIITVLVLCMPAFWRH; this comes from the coding sequence ATGGCGTTGCCGACCTTAAGGATCATTGGTTTCATCATCGGCATCTTCCTGATTACCCTCGCCGTCAGCATGGCAGTGCCCATGGCGACCCTGGTGATCTTCGAACGCACCCGTGACATGCCGTCGTTCCTCTGGTCGAGCCTGATCACCTTTGTCGCCGGCCTGGCCCTGGTGCTTCAGGGTCGCCCCGAGCATGTGCACCTGCGCCCGCGCGATATGTACCTGCTGACCGTCAGCAGCTGGCTGGTGGTGTGTGTATTCGCCGCCCTGCCGTTCCTGCTGACCCAGCACATCAGCTACACCGACGCCTTCTTCGAAAGCATGTCGGGTATCACCGCCACCGGTGCCACCGTGCTCAGCGGGCTCGATAACATGTCTCCAGGCATCCTGATGTGGCGTTCGATGCTGCACTGGCTCGGCGGCATCGGCTTCATCGGCATGGCGGTTGCGATCCTGCCGCTGCTGCGCATCGGTGGCATGCGCCTGTTCCAGACCGAATCGTCCGACCGCTCGGAGAAGGTCATGCCGCGCTCGCACATGGTCGCCAAGTCGATCGTGGGGGTATACGTCGGCTTCTCGATCCTGGGCGCGCTGGGCTTCTGGTGGGCCGGCATGAACCCGTTCGATGCAATCAACCACGCCATGTCGGCGATCTCCACTGGCGGGTTTTCCACCTCCGACCAGTCGCTGGCCAAGTGGGATATCCCGGCCGTGCACTGGGTCGCGGTGGTGGTGATGATCCTCGGCAGCCTGCCCTTCACCCTCTACGTGGCCACCCTGCGTGGCAACCGCAAGGCACTGATCCGCGACCAGCAGGTGCAAGGCTTGCTGGGCATGCTGGTGGCCACCTGGCTGGTGCTTGGCACCTGGTACTGGGCCACCACCAATCTGCACTGGCTCGATGCCCTGCGCCACGTGGCGCTGAACGTGACCTCGGTGGTCACCACCACCGGTTTCGCCCTGGGTGACTACAGCCTGTGGGGCAACTTCTCGCTGATGCTGTTCTTCTACCTGGGCTTCGTCGGCGGCTGCTCCGGCTCGACGGCAGGTGGCATCAAGATCTTCCGCTTCCAGGTCGCCTACATCCTGCTCAAGGCCAGCCTCAACCAGCTGATCCACCCGCGCGCGGTGATCAAGCAGAAGTACAACGGCCACCGCCTCGACGAAGAAATCGTGCGTTCGATCCTGACCTTCTCGTTCTTCTTCGCCATTACCATATGCGTCATGGCGCTGCTGCTGTCGTTGCTTGGCGTAGACTGGATGACCGCCCTGACTGGCGCTGCCGGCACGGTCTCGGGTGTAGGCCCGGGCCTGGGTGAAGTGATCGGCCCGTCGGGCAACTACGCCACGCTGCCGGACGCTGCCAAGTGGATTCTCGCCAGCGGCATGCTGCTCGGCCGCCTGGAAATCATCACGGTGCTAGTGTTGTGCATGCCGGCGTTCTGGCGCCACTGA
- a CDS encoding AraC family transcriptional regulator, which yields MSERTTSASWASGIVKALELEGLDCRAMFKQLGLDFAALDDPDARFPQDSMTRLWQLAVELSGNEAIGLNMARVVRPASFHVVGYALMSSRTLAEGFERLVRYQRIIAESSDLSFSLGPEGYSLILTVHGDHLPPTRHSAEASLACALALCSWLSGRPVQPRRVLVQGPQPKNIEPYKAAFHSPLVFGAPHDALVFERADMEAPLPTANEAMAILHDRFAGEYLARFSESRVTHRVRQVLCRILPQGEPKRETLAQALHLSQRTLQRRLQEEGTSFQTLLDDTRRELAEQYLAQPGMTLMETAYLLGFADPSNFYRAFRRWYDATPGEYRARLGAEPEVVSGARTPACTTLAP from the coding sequence ATGAGCGAAAGAACCACGTCGGCCAGCTGGGCATCAGGGATCGTGAAGGCACTCGAACTGGAAGGGCTGGACTGCCGGGCCATGTTCAAGCAGCTGGGGCTGGATTTCGCTGCGCTCGACGACCCCGACGCGCGTTTCCCCCAGGACTCCATGACACGCCTGTGGCAACTGGCGGTGGAACTGTCGGGCAACGAGGCCATAGGCCTGAACATGGCGCGGGTGGTGCGCCCGGCATCGTTCCATGTGGTGGGTTATGCGTTGATGTCCAGCCGCACCCTGGCCGAAGGCTTCGAGCGCCTGGTGCGTTACCAGCGCATCATCGCCGAGAGCTCCGACCTCAGCTTCTCTCTCGGCCCCGAGGGCTATTCGCTGATCCTGACCGTACATGGCGACCATCTGCCGCCGACCCGGCACAGTGCCGAAGCATCGCTGGCCTGTGCGCTGGCGCTGTGCAGCTGGCTCAGCGGTCGGCCGGTGCAACCGCGCCGGGTGCTGGTGCAGGGGCCGCAGCCAAAGAATATCGAGCCGTACAAAGCGGCGTTTCATTCGCCGCTGGTGTTTGGTGCGCCGCACGATGCGCTGGTGTTCGAGCGCGCCGACATGGAGGCACCGCTGCCCACCGCCAATGAAGCCATGGCCATCCTGCATGACCGCTTTGCCGGCGAATACCTGGCGCGTTTCTCGGAAAGCCGGGTCACCCACCGCGTGCGCCAGGTGCTGTGCCGTATCCTGCCGCAGGGCGAGCCCAAGCGCGAAACCCTGGCTCAGGCCCTGCACCTGTCGCAGCGCACTTTGCAGCGGCGGTTGCAGGAAGAAGGCACCAGCTTCCAGACCCTGCTCGATGACACCCGCCGCGAACTGGCCGAACAGTACCTGGCGCAGCCAGGCATGACCCTGATGGAGACCGCCTACCTGCTGGGCTTTGCCGACCCCAGCAACTTCTACCGGGCGTTCCGCCGCTGGTACGATGCCACGCCTGGTGAGTACCGCGCGCGTCTGGGCGCGGAGCCCGAGGTGGTCAGTGGCGCCAGAACGCCGGCATGCACAACACTAGCACCGTGA
- a CDS encoding DUF962 domain-containing protein, producing the protein MNRTAQFRSFAEFYPYYLGEHSNPTCRRLHFVGTSLVIALLAYTIGSGKWLLLLALPVFGYGFAWVGHFFFEKNRPATFTHPLYSLIGDFVMFRDILLGKISL; encoded by the coding sequence ATGAACCGCACAGCGCAGTTTCGCAGTTTTGCCGAGTTCTACCCTTATTACCTGGGGGAGCACAGCAACCCCACCTGTCGCCGCCTGCACTTTGTCGGCACCAGCCTGGTGATTGCTTTGCTGGCCTATACCATTGGCAGTGGCAAATGGTTGCTGCTACTGGCCTTGCCGGTGTTCGGCTACGGCTTTGCCTGGGTCGGGCATTTCTTTTTCGAAAAGAACCGGCCAGCGACCTTTACCCATCCGCTGTACAGCCTGATAGGGGATTTCGTGATGTTTCGGGATATCCTGCTGGGCAAGATCAGCCTGTAG
- a CDS encoding UDP-2,3-diacylglucosamine diphosphatase: MTHAELSRPSRKQRVRTLWISDVHLGTRDCQAEHLSQFLKGYQADRIYLVGDIIDGWKLRGGIYWPQAHTNVIRRLLTMSKRGTEVIYVTGNHDEFLRRYSRLILGNIQLVDEAEHLTADGRRLLVIHGDQFDVITRYHRWLAFLGDRAYEFTLVLNRWLNHWRARYGYGYWSLSAYLKHKVKGAVNFISDFEDAIAHECTRRGFHGVVCGHIHHAEIRQVGEVEYLNCGDWVESCTALIEHWDGTIELYRLAQAQAREAQAAAAVREQA, translated from the coding sequence ATGACCCATGCCGAACTGTCCCGCCCCTCGCGCAAGCAACGCGTGCGTACCCTGTGGATTTCCGATGTGCATCTGGGCACCCGCGACTGCCAGGCCGAACACCTGTCGCAGTTCCTCAAGGGGTACCAGGCCGACCGCATCTACCTGGTGGGCGATATCATCGATGGCTGGAAGCTGCGCGGCGGTATCTACTGGCCACAAGCCCACACCAACGTGATCCGCCGGTTGCTGACCATGAGCAAGCGGGGCACCGAGGTGATCTACGTCACTGGCAACCATGACGAATTCCTGCGCCGTTACTCCAGGCTGATCCTCGGCAACATCCAACTGGTGGACGAGGCCGAGCACCTCACCGCCGATGGCCGCCGCCTGCTGGTGATCCATGGCGACCAGTTCGACGTGATTACCCGTTACCACCGCTGGCTGGCGTTCCTCGGTGACCGTGCCTACGAGTTCACCCTGGTGCTCAACCGCTGGCTCAACCACTGGCGTGCCCGCTATGGATACGGCTATTGGTCACTGTCGGCGTACCTGAAGCACAAGGTCAAAGGCGCGGTGAACTTCATCAGCGACTTCGAGGATGCCATTGCCCATGAGTGCACCCGCCGTGGTTTTCACGGGGTGGTGTGTGGGCATATCCACCATGCCGAGATTCGCCAGGTGGGGGAGGTGGAGTACCTCAATTGTGGGGATTGGGTGGAATCGTGCACGGCGCTGATCGAGCATTGGGATGGCACGATCGAGCTTTATCGGCTGGCGCAGGCGCAGGCGCGAGAGGCGCAGGCAGCAGCGGCGGTGCGCGAACAGGCGTAG
- a CDS encoding helix-turn-helix transcriptional regulator translates to MTTGPILSLRHYRDSLIAHSHEHPQLVFGLRGRLEFEVQGHGAGIDRQGLIVVPAGAHHTCASDGGSDCLVLDVPGDHWLREQLGEHADASRRLLDRPGALGLDERQQQLVDWLAASPMHDPLIARQGAALLLASLNPTAAARVSASQRLPYAAFDAHIEQHAAYPLQVADLARIAGLSSARLHARFTAECGMTPMDYIRQRRLLKARRLVVQTLLPMGEIAAQVGYSSQSAFSAAMLRAFGCTPLALRRESGDN, encoded by the coding sequence ATGACCACCGGCCCGATCCTCTCGCTGCGCCATTACCGCGACAGCCTGATCGCCCACAGCCACGAACACCCGCAACTGGTGTTCGGCCTGCGCGGCCGCCTGGAGTTCGAGGTGCAGGGGCATGGCGCCGGGATCGATCGGCAGGGGCTGATCGTGGTACCGGCGGGTGCCCATCACACCTGCGCCAGCGATGGCGGCAGCGATTGCCTGGTGCTGGATGTGCCCGGGGACCACTGGTTGCGCGAGCAACTGGGCGAACATGCCGATGCCAGCCGCCGTCTGCTCGACCGCCCCGGCGCCCTGGGCCTGGATGAGCGCCAGCAGCAGCTGGTGGACTGGCTGGCGGCCAGCCCCATGCATGACCCATTGATTGCCCGGCAAGGGGCAGCGCTGCTGCTGGCCAGCCTCAACCCCACGGCGGCCGCCAGGGTCAGCGCCAGCCAGCGCCTGCCCTATGCTGCCTTCGATGCGCATATCGAGCAGCATGCCGCCTATCCGCTGCAAGTGGCTGACCTGGCGCGCATCGCCGGGTTGTCCAGTGCCCGCCTGCATGCGCGCTTTACTGCGGAGTGCGGGATGACGCCGATGGACTACATTCGCCAGCGGCGCTTGCTCAAGGCGCGACGCCTGGTGGTGCAGACCTTGCTACCGATGGGCGAGATTGCGGCGCAGGTGGGGTACAGCTCGCAGAGTGCGTTTTCGGCGGCGATGTTGCGGGCGTTCGGGTGTACGCCGTTGGCATTGCGGCGAGAGTCTGGCGACAACTGA